The genomic segment TGCTCACGCAGGTGGCCGGCGAGCGGCAGACCGGCGTGCTGGTGGTCGGCGGCCACCCGGGCGGCGCGGTCTACGTCCTCGAGGGCCGCGTCATCTACGCCGAGTCGCCGGCCGCCCCCGGCGTCGGCGAGCTGCTCACGGCGTCGGGCCGCCTGGCCGGGCGCACCTGGCAGAACGCGCTCGACCTGGGCACGTCCACCGCCCGGGTGGGCCGGCTGCTGGTCGACCAGGGCCACCTGACCCGGGGCGAGCTGGAGATGTGCGTGCTGGGCGCGATCTACGACGCGGCGTACTTCGCGCTCTCCCGCGCCTCGGCCCCGGCCGATTTCCTGCCCGGGGCGACGCACTGGCTCGGCCCGGTGGTGCACGTCGACCCGGAGGCGGTCAACGACGAGGTGGCACGGCGGGTGCGGATCCTCGACGAGATCTTCCCCGACGCCCGGGTCGACACGACGGCGATCGCCCCGGCGACCCGGCCGCCGCGCGAGCGGATCACGCTCACCGCCCTGCAGTGGGAGCTGCTCGTGCACGCGGACGGGCAGCGGACACCGGCCGATCTGGCGCTCCTGCTGGGCAAGGCCGGGTTCGCCTGCGTGCAGGAGTTGCGGCGGATGACCGCGATGGGGCTGATCGAGCTGCCCGAGATCCCGGCGCCCGGGCCGGAGCTCGTCCGGCTGCCCCGGGCCCGCGGCCCGGCCGTGGACGCGCAGCGACCGGTGATGGGGCCCACCCCGGTCGAGGCCGCCCCGGTGGCGCGGGCCGCCGTGCCCGCGCCCGTGCCGGAACCGCCGCGCCACTCGGTGCCCGACGACACCTCGGCCACCCAGGCGCTCTACCGCCCGCCGCCCCGCCTGGCCCGCCGCAAACCCGGGGCCAAGCTGCCCAAGGAGGTCGCCGGCGAGCCCCCGCCGGTGCATCAGGGCACCGATGAAGTCCTGCTCAAGCGCATCCGCACCGCATTGAGGGCCTTGCGGTGACCCGCGCACCCCCGAGGGAGAAGGAGAGACCGAGGATGACGGTGGATCCGGCGGTGCTCGAGGAACTCGACCGCCTGCGAGGCCGGTTGCACGAACTCTCCGGCAGCGTGCTGGCCACCACCGACGGGCTGGTGGTCGCGCACGACGCGCACGACATCGAGCCGGACAGCATCGCCGCGCTGGCCGCGGCCCACCTGGCGCTGGCCCGCCGTTTCGCACACGCCGTCAGCCACGGCGACCTGCGCGAATCGGTGGTGGAGTGCGACCGCGGCTACATCACCTCGTACACGGCGGGCCCCAACGCCCTGCTCACCCTGGTCACGTCGGGCGACGCGAACCTGGCCATGGTGCACCTCGAGGCACGCCGCTGCGTACGCCGGCTCGTACGGCTCATGAGGCTGGACAACCCACGCCCCCGCCCGGAGATCCCGCAGCAGGCGGGACCGCCGAGCCCTCTGGCCCGGCGCACACCGATGGCCACCCTGTCGACCAATGCCCGCCGTCGGCAGGCCGCGGGCTAGCCCGCTTGTTTCGAACGGTCCGCCATCGACAGCGGACCGCCATCCCACCGCACTGGAGGACAATTCCATGGCTGACATGGACACCGCACTCAAAGAGATCATGGAGATCGACGGCGCCGTCGGCGTCGCGCTGGTCGACCACACGAGCGGCATGGCCCTCGGCACCGTCGGCGGCGGCAAGGACCTCGACCTGACGGTCGCCGCGGCCGGCAACACCGACGTCGTGCGGGCCAAGCTGCGGGCGATGGAGATGCTCAACATCACCGAGAAGATCGAGGACATCCTGATCACCCTCGACTCGCAGTATCACCTGATCCGCCCACTGACGAGCCGGGCCGGCAAGGGCCTGTTCCTCTACGTGGCCCTGCGCCGCGACCGGTCGAACCTGGCCATGGCCCGCCACCAGCTCAAGCGCATCGAGAACGACATGGACGTCTGAGTTCCGTCGTCTCCTGCGCACAGGGAGGGCCGCGTCCGGCCCTCCCTGTGCGCGCTCTACTGTTTTTCTGTGTCAGTGCAGGAGATCGTGCGGGATGTGGCCGGCGGCGCGATCGGATATGAGGCCGGTCTGGACGCGCTGACCGTGGCGCCCGCGGCCGAGGTCGACGCGGCGCTCGGGGGCAGCCTGCGCGACGCGTTCGAGCGACTCTTCAAGGGCGGGTGGCAGCCGGCCGAGCTGCACCGGGTGATCGCCCGGCTGGGGGATCCGGTGAAGGCCGCGCTGGTCGCCGACGGCGCCACGGCGTACGGGAAACGCTTTGCCGATGTCGACTCCCGCTGGCAGGAGCAGGTGGCACGGCTGCCCCGGCTGAGCCGCCGCCCCGACCGGATCAGTGTGATCGACTCGTCGCTGGGGCTGCTCATCGAATTGCGGCGGCTGCCGGTGATCGAGGTGCTGATCCCGCCGCCCGGCACCGCGGCCGCCACTGACAAAACGGACAACAAGGTGCTCGAGCGGGTGCGGGCGCTCCTGGCCAAAGCGGAGTCGACTGACTTCCCGG from the Paractinoplanes abujensis genome contains:
- a CDS encoding DUF4388 domain-containing protein yields the protein MILTASRTLSPGRLLTQVAGERQTGVLVVGGHPGGAVYVLEGRVIYAESPAAPGVGELLTASGRLAGRTWQNALDLGTSTARVGRLLVDQGHLTRGELEMCVLGAIYDAAYFALSRASAPADFLPGATHWLGPVVHVDPEAVNDEVARRVRILDEIFPDARVDTTAIAPATRPPRERITLTALQWELLVHADGQRTPADLALLLGKAGFACVQELRRMTAMGLIELPEIPAPGPELVRLPRARGPAVDAQRPVMGPTPVEAAPVARAAVPAPVPEPPRHSVPDDTSATQALYRPPPRLARRKPGAKLPKEVAGEPPPVHQGTDEVLLKRIRTALRALR
- a CDS encoding roadblock/LC7 domain-containing protein gives rise to the protein MTVDPAVLEELDRLRGRLHELSGSVLATTDGLVVAHDAHDIEPDSIAALAAAHLALARRFAHAVSHGDLRESVVECDRGYITSYTAGPNALLTLVTSGDANLAMVHLEARRCVRRLVRLMRLDNPRPRPEIPQQAGPPSPLARRTPMATLSTNARRRQAAG